From the Chitinophagaceae bacterium genome, one window contains:
- a CDS encoding amidase, with protein sequence MNRRNFLKSGSVAGLAIGTVSIASCNTGTDKEKAATTTSLPDDFALNEITIDELQQKMQNGEYTARSLTELYLKRIEAMDKNGAAINSVIELNPDALSIADEMDKERKSGKLRGPMHGIPVLIKDNINTGDKMMTTAGALALKGNIASKDAFVIKQLRASGAVLLGKTNLSEWANFRSTRSTSGWSSRGGQTKNPVMLDRNPCGSSSGSGAAVAANFCAVAIGTETDGSVIAPSSFCGIVGMKPTVGLVSRSGIIPISATQDTAGPMARTVKDAAILLGAMTGVDADDAVTNESKEHLKTDYTKFLDVHALNGKRIGIEKAFLTGHEGMVGLYKSAIEVLKSKGAVIVEVELLKLTREAGSGELAVLQYEFKDGVNKYLSTSNINIKSLADVIAFNKANEATAMPYFKQEQLELCNAKAGLDSKEYIEAVKKTTSARKIIDELMQKEKLDAIAGTSIGLACCIDLINGDYDTGFYFCPPAAMAGYPHITVPMGAVHELPAGLSFIAGAYKEGELFALAYAFEQATKKRMAPKFFEDGVV encoded by the coding sequence ATGAACAGAAGAAATTTTTTGAAATCAGGTTCTGTTGCCGGTCTCGCCATCGGCACCGTGTCCATCGCTTCCTGCAATACTGGTACCGATAAAGAAAAAGCAGCAACCACCACATCCCTGCCCGATGATTTTGCACTGAACGAAATAACCATTGATGAACTGCAGCAGAAAATGCAGAACGGCGAATACACAGCGAGGTCGCTCACCGAACTGTATCTTAAACGCATTGAAGCCATGGATAAAAACGGTGCGGCCATCAACTCCGTGATTGAACTCAACCCCGATGCCCTTTCCATTGCTGATGAAATGGACAAAGAACGCAAGTCAGGAAAACTGCGTGGACCCATGCACGGCATTCCTGTACTGATTAAAGACAATATTAATACCGGCGACAAAATGATGACCACGGCAGGTGCACTTGCACTGAAAGGAAATATTGCATCGAAAGATGCATTCGTCATTAAACAACTGCGGGCAAGCGGTGCAGTGCTGTTGGGAAAAACCAACCTGAGTGAATGGGCCAATTTCCGTTCCACCCGATCGACCAGCGGATGGAGCAGCCGTGGCGGACAAACAAAAAATCCGGTGATGCTTGATCGTAATCCCTGCGGATCAAGTTCGGGATCAGGTGCAGCCGTGGCCGCTAATTTTTGTGCCGTGGCCATTGGTACAGAAACCGATGGTTCGGTGATTGCACCTTCTTCTTTCTGTGGTATTGTGGGTATGAAGCCAACGGTTGGTTTGGTAAGCCGCAGCGGCATCATTCCTATTTCAGCCACACAGGATACAGCAGGTCCCATGGCAAGAACGGTGAAAGATGCAGCGATTCTGTTAGGAGCCATGACAGGTGTTGATGCGGATGATGCAGTAACGAATGAAAGCAAAGAACATCTAAAAACCGATTATACAAAGTTCTTAGACGTCCATGCACTGAACGGAAAACGTATTGGTATTGAAAAAGCATTTCTGACAGGACATGAAGGAATGGTTGGATTATATAAGTCGGCCATTGAAGTATTGAAGAGCAAGGGCGCTGTGATTGTGGAAGTGGAGCTGTTGAAATTGACAAGAGAAGCAGGTTCGGGAGAACTGGCAGTGTTGCAGTATGAATTTAAAGACGGGGTGAATAAATATCTGTCAACATCCAATATAAACATCAAATCACTGGCTGATGTGATTGCGTTCAACAAAGCGAATGAAGCAACGGCCATGCCTTATTTTAAACAGGAACAGCTGGAGCTCTGCAATGCAAAAGCGGGGTTAGACAGTAAGGAATACATAGAAGCCGTAAAGAAAACAACATCGGCGAGGAAGATCATTGATGAACTGATGCAGAAAGAAAAACTGGATGCGATTGCAGGTACAAGTATTGGACTTGCCTGTTGTATTGATTTGATTAATGGTGATTATGATACGGGATTTTATTTTTGTCCGCCTGCTGCCATGGCGGGTTATCCGCATATTACTGTTCCTATGGGTGCGGTGCATGAACTGCCTGCAGGGTTATCGTTTATTGCGGGTGCTTACAAAGAAGGTGAATTATTTGCTCTTGCTTATGCATTTGAACAGGCAACGAAGAAACGGATGGCGCCGAAGTTTTTTGAAGACGGGGTTGTATGA
- a CDS encoding twin-arginine translocation signal domain-containing protein translates to MNRRNFLKSGSVAGLAIGTVSIASCNTGTDKEKSAAKQRAF, encoded by the coding sequence ATGAACAGAAGAAATTTTTTGAAATCAGGTTCTGTTGCCGGTCTCGCCATTGGCACTGTGTCCATCGCATCCTGCAATACAGGAACCGATAAAGAAAAATCAGCAGCTAAACAACGGGCATTTTAA
- a CDS encoding helix-turn-helix transcriptional regulator — MDMKEKIGHRIRQLRKELDISQEALALKAEVDRTYVTDVENGRRNVSVEILERLISALEVSVSSFFNTKDFNK; from the coding sequence ATGGATATGAAAGAAAAAATTGGGCATCGGATACGACAGCTGCGGAAGGAGCTTGATATTTCACAGGAGGCTTTGGCATTAAAAGCTGAAGTTGACCGGACCTATGTGACCGATGTAGAAAACGGCAGAAGGAATGTTTCTGTGGAGATACTTGAACGGCTAATTTCCGCACTTGAGGTATCTGTTAGCTCTTTTTTTAACACCAAAGATTTTAATAAATAA
- a CDS encoding HNH endonuclease: MAVYNTQADAANTAVRAFLTRIGEYYLKRSFNTGIGKGKQDWLRIKDEIFEGKCAYCGKSDSKLQIEHLIMFNRVEFGLHHPGNIVPACVNCNGRSRNENSSYKSWEQHLSFICARDNEKDKFMDRWNKIKKHIDEGEYRYPPLSTEEKKAIAIIANNLYESIKNEFEQAVKLFQELDEAYTKK, encoded by the coding sequence ATGGCAGTTTACAACACACAGGCTGATGCCGCAAATACAGCAGTTAGGGCTTTCCTTACAAGAATTGGGGAATATTATTTAAAAAGAAGTTTCAATACCGGAATCGGAAAAGGTAAACAGGATTGGTTAAGAATAAAGGATGAAATATTTGAGGGCAAATGTGCTTACTGCGGAAAAAGTGATTCCAAACTTCAGATAGAACATTTAATTATGTTCAATAGGGTAGAATTTGGACTTCATCATCCTGGAAATATTGTTCCCGCCTGCGTCAACTGTAACGGCAGATCAAGAAATGAAAATAGCTCTTATAAAAGCTGGGAACAGCACCTTTCATTCATATGCGCAAGAGATAATGAGAAAGATAAATTCATGGATAGATGGAATAAAATAAAAAAACATATTGACGAAGGTGAATACAGATATCCCCCATTAAGTACGGAAGAAAAAAAAGCAATTGCAATAATTGCAAATAATCTTTATGAAAGCATTAAAAATGAATTTGAACAGGCTGTAAAGTTATTTCAGGAGTTGGATGAAGCATATACAAAAAAATGA
- a CDS encoding carboxypeptidase regulatory-like domain-containing protein: MQQHLTQATGTITDSVTNLPIPNVTINVVDELYTATSDATGDYTIKIPVPGTYNLTFLAGGYNTKVQNGVVVTLGQSTALNIQLVPLPV, encoded by the coding sequence ATGCAGCAACATCTAACACAGGCAACAGGCACAATAACCGATAGCGTAACAAACCTGCCAATTCCAAACGTTACCATTAACGTAGTCGATGAGTTATATACAGCAACATCAGATGCCACCGGCGATTACACAATAAAAATTCCTGTACCCGGTACATACAACCTCACATTCCTGGCAGGAGGTTACAATACCAAAGTACAAAACGGAGTAGTAGTAACACTCGGTCAGTCCACAGCACTCAACATTCAACTCGTACCATTGCCTGTTTAA
- a CDS encoding nucleotidyltransferase domain-containing protein, whose product MVFFGSYARGEATAESDIDIAVEINGPMGLNFVAMADEIESYFGIKTDVVPKRSIKPEYLQSVEKEMVYV is encoded by the coding sequence TTGGTGTTTTTTGGCTCTTATGCAAGAGGGGAGGCTACAGCAGAAAGTGATATAGATATTGCGGTTGAAATAAACGGGCCGATGGGTTTAAACTTTGTTGCCATGGCCGATGAAATAGAAAGTTACTTTGGAATTAAAACCGATGTGGTGCCCAAGCGTTCCATCAAACCTGAATATTTGCAATCGGTAGAGAAGGAGATGGTATATGTTTGA